The Dendropsophus ebraccatus isolate aDenEbr1 chromosome 11, aDenEbr1.pat, whole genome shotgun sequence genomic interval ctctcagccaatcagcatcaCCAGTAGTGATCTTAGTAACactatatgcaaaagaggagcccatggagcctcattgaagagtctcaaaacacaggactagccagatatccctccgggaaggacccagccaaggggcagctcctgttaggaaaccaccaaaaccaccatattaagtggccctataagtcaatgtaatgacaagggataaaccaaggctaggttaccatccacatacagctgtttcggggtgttgcccctcatcagtgtggagcaggattctggctaggtgggagcaatgcctagtagagccataagagaaacagattgctgaactcagggagaccagccaaacgacaacactgccggctgctagtgaaagcgctcagtaACACTATGTGACTGTCAGCAGTCAGTTATCACACTGCTCCTTCAGGTGTCCTCAATACATTTTCCACACATACTGTCATGGACCTTGAAAAACAGTATTTGTGATGTTCAAATTATAGTTTGTAACAAGTATTTTCCCTTTGAAGCATCACTTGTAAAGGTGAAACTAAAGTTAGAAATTAACATTGCAAAACCACTGTCAGCTTCAGCCAGAGCGGTTTTCGAAGACTACAAGATCAAACAGACACTGAGGCGGTGATATCATGAAATATCTAGGACCTGTATTAACATGCTGCCACCTGGTCAAAAGTCACATGACATTACCTGTGAATCTCTGGATTGAGCTGTGCGGTAGGTTTCTTAAGGTTCAACTCTTCCTTATTGCTTTCTGCTTGCAGCTTGGAGAAACGTTCATGAAGTGACATTTCAGGAGACTTGAAGTGGTTTGCTGTAAATAAAAggattaacattttatttgtaatctactgaaaaaagggaaaaaaaatctaaatatatcTACTAGTTCATTCACTGCATAACGTGTATTTTATTTTTGGTGTAATGCACATTCTGGTTCATGACAAGTACCTACCCCCTTTCCGGCAATACTGAAAAAATGCCTCCcacccagagtgcccctttaagtccaaCAAGTATTTTCTTCAGCTGCTCATTTTACGCTATTTAGTAACATTTCAGACTCTGTAGACCGGTTAACATGAAAGCACCATAATTTTCCTGGATACCATCGTACCTTTCACTTCATGGATGATGGTTATGATTTCCTGAGTAAATTCAGTGTTTGGAGCATTAGGTCCCCCATGCTTTGGAGAACTTAGATGGTCAAACACGGGGTGAAAAGCATCCTTTCCATCCACTGCTACCAGGTCTTCAGACATCTGTCTCTCATTGAAAGTGGTACTGCTCCTGCAATGGTCAGAGCAGTTTGAACTTTAatactttttcttcttttaaaagaCATTTAGGTGGCagcctactaaaaaaaaaaaaatcacaataccTCATACTATATAATGAAAACCTAATGGCCAGGCAAATATGAAAACAAAATGACCAAAAATTTCCTAATATAATGCAACTTTTTCATATTGTATGCATGGGGTTTGCACACTAGGCTTAGGATATTAACCCCTTTCCGCACCCTAACAGAATTACAATTACGGTGCTTGCAAAGGTCCGGAAGTAATGGTGAGCGAACTTCAGAAAAGTGTCCGTGCATGACCATGTGgctgaacccaaacacttggcattcACTCCAGGCATCTAAAgtagttggatgccgtcctagaaaacatggatacagccataggctgtatctatgcttTCCTAGCAGCACTAGGACGGCCTACAAATTCTCCAGACGGCCATGTAGCTGGACACGGACACTTCTCTGAAGTTCTCTTATCACTATTCAGATGCTGAGCCAGTAAGGGGTAACCACAGGAGCTTGGAAGTGACTGCTAGGCTCCTATTGTAATGGTTGGAATCAGAAACAACTGCGATCCTAGATTTTAACCCTTAGATGCCGTTGTCAATTGCAATCACAGCACCTAGGGCTTTCAAGCCTCTGGTTTGACAGAAATAAAGGAGGCTTTCTCTaccagagacagactcaggacaCCCAATCTTTGGCCCACTCTTCTGATACTTAttggtatctactactctttcagtaaagtaatactttctcatgttgcttctgatctttcctcttttttttttcattaaaaacacTATAAAAATAATTATAGTGCACCATAATCCTTTTTCTACATTACCTTCATTTCAAATCCAGCATGTAAATAGCTATACGAAGTGGCTGTCATCAGGTTCTATGATGCATCCTAATGCATAGTTATGAATGGTGGAAGAGTGGACCATGACCACACAAAACAGCTATTTATACATCAAATTCTTAGGCCTTAAACGTTAATGTCTATTACTACAGAGTGAAATATGGCAAACACAAACTCCCTATACAGCTCCTAAAGAGGTGGAGTTCCCTTAAAATACTCATCACTGTGTAACGTTGCAGTAAGCGAGGTAACATTTTCAAGGAATTAGAAGAGCACCTCTTTTGAACATCTTTTTCAGATCTCTTCGGTTCATAAGTCCTCTTCCCTTGGGGTACTTCAGACTTTGGTTGAATGTCTTTGGAGTTACTCCAGTGTTCTTGAGGTTGTCTAGACAAGAAGAACTTAGGAAATTACTCCATTCATACTATATAAGTGAACATATACATAGCCTAGCCAAGACAACGCATAGCTCTACTCTGCAGTAAGCTCTGCAGAATCTAGGAATAGATTGTTAAGGATTATCAGTCAGATGTAGATGCTACACATGTAATATCCTGTCTGACATTTTCATTTTCTTGTGAAACAAAgatgatgttaaaaaaaataaataaaaaaactaacaaatGAGAACACAAAAACATAAAGAGATTTTGATGTGCGACATAGAACTATCCCCTTACCTGTTAAATACTTCTTGTTCTTTCAGGTCATAAACAGGATCCACATTGTTGTTGTAAATCTACATTGTAATATATGAAGCCACCCAATCATCAAAAACCATATAAAACTCTTATTTTCTTGGATTACACATTTCAGGAGCGGAGTGCATATCATATTATTCTGGGCTATAGGTATGTGAGGCGAGAAAAATTTCATGCGACTTTACATTAAACTTGTTTTTGGTTCAAGTTGATTTCAAGGATAGGAAGGACGTTATGGCGAGGTAGAACAGAGTTTGAGAATTTGTAGCATTTAAtttggaaatgttttctttttttttttttaccaggaaaCTCTAACTTGATTGAAGGATCTGCTGGAGAGCAAGGTCTAAAAAGTTGAAATTTGCCCCAGATTCGAATGAAAGTTTTtttctttgactttttttttttttttttttttttttttacacaaatgatTAACAAACGTAATATAGAGGTTTCCGATAATTCGGTATGACTGTATCTAAAGGGTCTTTTGGGAAGGTCACGGCTCTTGATGTTCAAAACTGTTGATGTTAATGAATCCTGAGTATAAGTATTAGACGTCCATCTCCTTATAAGACTGTTATCACCCATTGCGCAGAATGTTAGACGATGAcacccccaaagaaaaaaaatcccttaaTTGGCTTCGATTTGAGTGTTTTCGAGTTAGCAGCTTGTTTGTTGTTTTAATAAAGTCTCCCAAAGTCTCACATAACATACATATTATCATGATTGACAGAGCCTACGATTTCTCTTCCAGTAAAGTCGGTCCCATGGAAACTTTCTTAAATTTTCCCCCCGCTTTCTTTAGGGaattaaaacaacatttcttCAATCATCAAATGTTCTAAGTCGTTTCCAAAGATTAATTGGTATGTGAAGTCACCGAGAGCGTAAGCCATTCTGCGAAAAATATTAGGCTTGGAAGAACAGTGTTCATATGATCCGCACGGCTGTCATGTATGATGGGAGCGCGACCTTTTAAGAAAATATTTTGAAGTTCTtgttttccattttatttttcacttttatttgATCTAGATtgcttgttgttgtttttaggtGACCATAAAATGAACAGGTTCCTGATCATTAGTTTTGGTTTCTTCTTTCATTCCACCACTGATTTTAGTTTCACGCATGAAAAATATTTATCGTTCTTTCAAACTTCTgcatcatcctcctcttgtttCCATGGGTGAAAGAAGCATGAACTTTTACCTCGCCCTCACAGAAAacccaagaaaaaaataaaatatgagaTTAATTAAAAATAATACCTATACTTATCCACAGATTTCTTCAAATCCAAATTAGCCATGATAGGTTCCTTTTCACAATTAATCTTCGATATCATGGTTGGGTCAGAAGATTTTGGACTATGGTTATCCAAATGGCGTTTAGAACTTGGTTCCCTTCTGTATTCAGATGTTCTTCCACTTTCCTTGTGCTTATGATTTGGGTGTTTGTTATCCGTTTTGAACGTGTCTCTTTCAGGAGCTTTTCTTTCACTGTATTTAGTAGATGGCTCTAGTGGTCTTTCAGGAAATGTCCCCCTGTCACGGTTACTCATATGTGATCTGTTGTTTTGGGAAGTTCTAGTAGGAAAGTTTTTCTTGTCCTCATAGCGGTTGTGTCTTTCCGCACGGTCATGTGAAAACTGTGGCTCAGCATGTACATATGATGGCGATCTATGACTATAGTCATATTCTATCTTGGTAAGTTCTCCAGAATGTGTCTGGTACACAACAGGACTAGGATCTCTAACATCTAAGTCTTTTGACCAATTTTTGTCATGTGGCCGAAAAGTATGATCATCATTCCAGTGAGAATGTCTTGGTGGAGGCCAGTAGTCATGTCTCTCTGGTTCTCTAGTTCTCTTACACACTGGTTCATGTTCTCTGTACTCATGGTCCTCTGGATGTCtgttgacataaaaaaaaaaaatggcagttaaATCAGATCAGAAATCCAAGAAATGTACACAATGCTTTGCCCCTTAACATGAGCCATAAGgctatatatatgttcctactgccgaTGTCCCGTACAATAgaaatgtatgtgtgtgaggcTGCTTCAGTGTAAGCATCCCTGCACATATTAATGGGCCAGAAGTCAGGCATAATGCCAGGCAGCAGCAATCACAATGCTGCCCGCCATTAACCTGTTAAACACTGCAATCTAGAGATCACATTGTTTAAAAGGTGACTAATCTGGACACCTGCAGTCACAATTAGTTTCCCTGACAGGCGGTGGAATAATAataaccttttggatcagcaatgTTATCATAGAGTCTACCTCGGGCAGACTATAAGAAGAGTGCTGATAATACTGATAAATGCTTTTTAATGGCATAGCATGGTCAGTATAAGCAACCTAATGATTGCTTATACAAGTCAAGTTATACAAGGTAAACTTAAaacatgcaaaataaaaaaaaggtttttaaaaatattagaAAATGCCTCCTCTAATAAATGCttagaatgtaaaaaaataaataagaaaacaaaTATATTAGGGGTTCTGGATTGTCCGATctgaaaatataacaatattatttgCGCATGGTAAGTGGTGTCAacaaaagaagggaaaaaaaccccaccaggattgctgatttttttaaattatatattagacaTCAATATACCAATagaaactatagatcatggcgcaaaaaaaaacatctttatgTATATGCTGTACAAGTCCAGTTTGGAGACACCTATTGTCGTGGTTGTACATTGTAGATCCATAATAAATACATACGTAATTAAGTATCAAACAAAAAAAGGGTCAAACCAGAATCTTTTATATTTTAGATTCTTCAAAGTAACCTGCTTTTGTGTCTGTGTGAATAGGCCCATAGAAACCTACGCGTCCTAAATTTGGCCGTAATTGTGGATCCACGATTCCTGACAAATTTAGGGTCAGTACACAGTTCCATTAAGTGCTGtggggcggtctgctgccactactCCTATTCCACAAAGGGATGGACAGCAGACCATCACTGTCATGATTGTATCATTTAACACGTTGAAAGGCATAGTGCATACCAGCCGATCGTTGCCTGTTGACGTGACCTAttaaaccaaacgattatcatccgAAACAGCTGGTAATTGGCCAAATACTGGCGATAACCACTTGGTGTAAAAGTACCCTTAGAGTGGTCTTTGTTTCTATGTGTGTGTTTCCCATTGTGAAGCAAggtggtgtgatggtgtgggAAGACTTTGCTGGTTTATTCAAAACTCAAGGAATGGCTATCAGAGTATTCTGTTGCAACAATCCATCCTATTCAGTGTGCACTTGTGAGGGACAATCATTTGTTTTTAAACCATACAATGACCTCCCCCCCCAGGCAATGTAAAGGCTATTTGACCAAGGAGGAGAGTGCTTTAAGACATGGCCTCCAGAAACATCCAGCGTCACTCTGAGCAAATTAAAAGAATGCAAGAGTGTACAAAGCTGATCTCAAAGCAAAAATAAGACTACTGTGGAAAATCTAATAC includes:
- the BCLAF3 gene encoding BCLAF1 and THRAP3 family member 3, coding for MAKSRSRSPRWKSRPPPYRSPEHNRHRHFQEHYQDGEGFHRDPRRPIHWQEEERHGQSNSKVTPYKSFNDKNYEPDTFSTDLKKPPFESFNRPKRVHSPDRRGDGNRRFANKYPEDQNRHGHREHRDHHQRSQEPIAHTETNGFKPPRREDTFHRSYHREPNRDWHDHDGQWNQDHTDAYLPPPRRRSEEFVDRHSVHKRHPEDHEYREHEPVCKRTREPERHDYWPPPRHSHWNDDHTFRPHDKNWSKDLDVRDPSPVVYQTHSGELTKIEYDYSHRSPSYVHAEPQFSHDRAERHNRYEDKKNFPTRTSQNNRSHMSNRDRGTFPERPLEPSTKYSERKAPERDTFKTDNKHPNHKHKESGRTSEYRREPSSKRHLDNHSPKSSDPTMISKINCEKEPIMANLDLKKSVDKYRQPQEHWSNSKDIQPKSEVPQGKRTYEPKRSEKDVQKRSSTTFNERQMSEDLVAVDGKDAFHPVFDHLSSPKHGGPNAPNTEFTQEIITIIHEVKANHFKSPEMSLHERFSKLQAESNKEELNLKKPTAQLNPEIHRRIDISLEDLQNKTFHKTEVTLVSHRVIEDPNDLRHDIERRRKQRLHSEEDSNANVGFCDSDASGSYYKPHNNETGEFPKMSRGGRAPFQKSVGRPPGSSYRENSHQFFSSRSHSEHSDEVRKPYKGWKDPATRM